In Gracilimonas sp., a single window of DNA contains:
- a CDS encoding class I SAM-dependent RNA methyltransferase produces MADFTQTSTISITCPKRITPLLRQELSDLGFPIIKERLAGIETKGTLNDCMMLNLSLRTAHRVHFMLKDCRPKNGEELYNELIKIPWEDYIDKHGYVSVTSFIKTRSVTNTQFANLKAKDAIVDRIRQKTGTRPDSGSNLNKTVVFIFWKNDRAQIYLDTSGESISRRGYRTETSVAPMQETLAASLILASKWKPGQHFINPMCGSGTIAIEAALQALNKAPGLLRPNYGIKHILGFDEERWNDLRTDLKNKSEKDFEGRIIATDHDVRAVNATRKNARTAGVDHLIEIKKCDFKETEIPSDKTGVIMLNPPYGDRIGNEKDLEPTYEGIGDFFKQEATGYWGYVFTGNFDLAKKIGLRTNQRIEFYNSTIDARLLEYELY; encoded by the coding sequence ATGGCTGATTTTACCCAAACAAGCACTATTTCTATTACCTGTCCCAAGCGAATCACTCCCCTTTTAAGGCAAGAATTATCGGATCTTGGATTTCCTATTATCAAAGAACGGCTGGCAGGGATTGAAACCAAAGGCACGTTGAATGACTGTATGATGCTAAATCTGAGTTTAAGAACTGCTCATCGTGTGCATTTTATGCTTAAAGACTGCAGGCCAAAAAACGGTGAAGAGCTATACAATGAGCTGATAAAAATTCCATGGGAAGACTATATCGACAAACACGGATATGTAAGCGTTACCTCCTTCATCAAAACCCGGAGTGTTACAAATACACAATTTGCGAACCTTAAAGCCAAAGATGCCATTGTAGATCGCATTCGCCAAAAAACGGGCACCCGTCCGGATTCCGGGTCGAATTTGAACAAAACCGTAGTCTTCATTTTTTGGAAAAATGACCGAGCCCAAATCTATTTGGATACTTCCGGCGAATCTATCTCGCGACGTGGTTATAGAACAGAAACCAGTGTTGCTCCCATGCAAGAAACTCTGGCTGCTTCGCTGATATTAGCAAGCAAATGGAAACCCGGACAACATTTTATCAATCCTATGTGCGGCAGCGGAACCATTGCCATTGAAGCTGCGCTACAGGCCCTTAATAAAGCCCCGGGCTTGCTTCGTCCCAACTACGGCATCAAGCATATACTTGGCTTTGATGAAGAGCGCTGGAACGATTTACGTACAGATTTGAAGAATAAGTCTGAGAAAGATTTTGAAGGAAGAATCATTGCAACCGACCATGATGTGCGAGCGGTAAATGCTACCCGGAAAAATGCCCGTACGGCCGGAGTGGATCATTTGATTGAAATCAAGAAATGTGATTTTAAAGAAACTGAAATCCCTTCAGATAAAACCGGGGTGATTATGCTGAACCCTCCTTACGGAGACCGCATTGGGAATGAAAAAGACCTGGAGCCTACCTACGAAGGAATTGGCGATTTCTTCAAACAAGAAGCGACCGGCTACTGGGGCTATGTGTTCACAGGGAATTTTGATCTTGCCAAGAAAATCGGGTTAAGAACAAATCAACGTATCGAATTCTATAATTCTACCATTGATGCCCGGTTGTTGGAATATGAGCTCTACTGA
- a CDS encoding glycosyltransferase family 4 protein, whose protein sequence is MIQLIDVLGAEHWDITFASAASPSSYSVDLDELGVASTSLKLNDSSFNTFVTDLAPDLIIFDRFMTEEQFGWRVAEHCPDALRILDTEDLHCLRHARHQAWKGGREFSEADVLNDHAKREIASILRCDLSLMISGYEMDILKRIFKVNESLLLHLPFLLDKLSKKQLNYWTPWGNRNHFISIGNFLHEPNWNAVLYLKEEIWPLIRQQLPEAELHIYGAYPSQKVEQLHNQNEGFMIKGRAGDAKEVVGSARVLLAPLRFGAGLKGKLVEAMQCGTPSVTTEIGAESMHRDLPWPGFIENNSNSFAEKAVALYEDEKKWKEAQEAGIPIINQVYPKRELGEKLIRKIDQLRNTLKTHRKQNFIGEILQHHTAASTKYMSKWIEAKNDR, encoded by the coding sequence ATGATTCAGTTGATCGATGTTCTAGGGGCCGAACATTGGGATATTACTTTTGCTTCAGCAGCTTCACCAAGTTCTTATTCAGTAGATTTGGATGAACTTGGAGTGGCATCAACATCACTAAAACTTAACGATTCCTCTTTTAATACATTTGTTACGGATTTGGCTCCGGACCTGATCATCTTTGATCGGTTCATGACCGAAGAACAATTTGGATGGCGTGTTGCTGAACATTGCCCGGATGCTTTGAGGATATTAGATACGGAAGATCTGCACTGCCTCAGGCATGCAAGGCATCAAGCCTGGAAGGGCGGGCGGGAGTTTAGTGAGGCTGATGTATTGAATGACCACGCTAAAAGAGAAATAGCAAGTATTCTTCGATGTGACCTTTCTTTGATGATCTCCGGCTACGAAATGGATATTCTGAAACGCATCTTTAAAGTTAATGAGAGCTTACTCTTACACCTTCCATTTTTACTTGATAAGCTATCAAAAAAACAATTAAATTATTGGACTCCATGGGGTAATCGCAATCACTTTATATCTATTGGGAACTTCCTGCACGAGCCAAACTGGAACGCGGTTTTATATTTAAAGGAAGAAATATGGCCGCTGATTCGTCAGCAATTACCCGAAGCTGAGTTGCATATTTACGGAGCATATCCCTCGCAAAAAGTAGAACAACTGCACAACCAAAATGAAGGATTTATGATAAAGGGGAGAGCCGGTGACGCCAAAGAAGTGGTTGGAAGTGCGCGGGTATTATTAGCTCCATTGCGTTTTGGTGCCGGACTAAAAGGCAAACTTGTCGAAGCCATGCAATGCGGAACCCCAAGTGTAACCACGGAAATCGGAGCGGAGTCTATGCACAGAGACTTGCCCTGGCCGGGATTCATAGAGAATAACTCAAATTCTTTTGCTGAAAAAGCGGTAGCATTATACGAGGATGAAAAGAAATGGAAGGAAGCTCAGGAAGCCGGAATTCCAATCATCAATCAAGTATATCCAAAAAGGGAATTGGGAGAGAAGTTGATTCGTAAAATAGATCAATTACGAAACACGCTGAAAACCCATAGAAAACAGAATTTTATCGGGGAGATCTTGCAGCATCACACCGCTGCAAGTACAAAGTATATGAGCAAATGGATAGAGGCGAAGAACGATCGCTGA